In a single window of the Drosophila albomicans strain 15112-1751.03 chromosome 3, ASM965048v2, whole genome shotgun sequence genome:
- the LOC117570696 gene encoding knirps-related protein: MMNQDNPYAMNQTCKVCGEPAAGFHFGAFTCEGCKSFFGRSYNNLSSISDCKNNGECIINKKNRTACKACRLKKCLMVGMSKSGSRYGRRSNWFKIHCLLQEQQQQAVAAMAAHHNSQQAGGAGSAGLGGAGSATANGCVKSMGGVPTPSAAAAALGMLGHATGGYPGLYAAGPPRSKEELMMLGLDGSGDYGGIKHPSLVASPSVSSPDSHNSDSSVEVSSVRGNSLLQLGGGKHNATGVGAAGDAAAGGQQATGGGTAPGRPPQQLRKDLAPFLPLPFPGLASMPVMPPPAFLPPSHLLFPGYHPALYSHHQSLLKPTPEQQQAAVAAAAVQHLFNSSNASGQRFGPQLHATSPFAGHKEEAAAISPNHTNNNNNHLMPNGGKTTTMTTASSAADELTKRFYLDAVLKSQQHSPPPLATKLPPHSKQDYSISALVTPNSESGRDRVKSRQSNGDPEDDEEHERRSDKAAEEEEHDVDEEDEEDLVVSMTPPRSPAQQQQQQAEEQLEPEPLHVQSAAQDNPIDLSMKTTGSSASSSSCQDVDTELYSDNEAASESHKVNTPDEEEEQKGKETEPEEEEEEEEAAQPELEDNSTSETVKTSIEQSHKLNNNNNNNNNNNNNNNNSNTSDNEASDNIKRKLNELIQESNASNASKRLRLDSPPNLSVKLATSNALDLTTKV, from the exons ATGAATCAGACGTGCAAGGTCTGTGGAGAGCCGGCGGCTGGATTTCATTTCGGCGCATTCACATGCGAAGGTTGTAAG TCCTTCTTCGGCCGCTCGTACAACAATCTGTCCTCGATTTCGGACTGCAAGAACAACGGCGAATGCATCATCAACAAGAAGAACCGCACCGCGTGCAAAGCGTGTCGCCTGAAGAAGTGCCTCATGGTGGGCATGTCGAAGAGCGGCTCACGCTACGGCCGCCGCTCCAACTGGTTCAAGATCCACTGTCTGctgcaggagcagcagcagcaggcggtGGCTGCAATGGCGGCGCATCACAACAGCCAGCAGGCGGGAGGCGCAGGCAGCGCGGGACTTGGCGGTGCTGGAAGTGCCACAGCCAATGGATGTGTGAAGTCGATGGGTGGCGTGCCAACGCCgtcggcagcagctgccgcacTCGGTATGCTGGGGCATGCAACGGGCGGCTATCCGGGATTGTATGCAGCGGGGCCGCCACGCAGCAAGGAGGAGCTGATGATGCTGGGACTGGACGGGAGTGGGGACTATGGGGGCATTAAGCATCCTTCGCTGGTGGCCTCGCCATCGGTGAGTTCACCCGATTCCCACAACTCCGACAGCTCCGTTGAGGTGAGCAGCGTGCGTGGCAACTCGCTGTTGCAGCTTGGTGGTGGCAAGCACAATGCCACAGGCGTTGGTGCAGCAGGCGATGCAGCAGCTGGTGGCCAGCAGGCAACTGGTGGTGGCACAGCTCCTGGACGACCGCCACAACAGTTGCGCAAGGATCTGGCGCCATTCTTGCCGTTGCCGTTCCCCGGGCTTGCCTCGATGCCAGTGATGCCGCCGCCCGCCTTTTTGCCACCCTCACATCTGCTCTTCCCCGGCTACCATCCTGCGCTCTACTCCCACCACCAGAGCCTGCTCAAGCCGACGcccgagcagcagcaggcagcggttgcggctgctgcggtGCAACATCtcttcaacagcagcaatgcgAGCGGGCAACGCTTTGGGCCgcagttgcatgccacatcGCCGTTTGCAGGCCACAAAGAAGAGGCCGCTGCAATTAGTCCCAatcacaccaacaacaacaacaatcacctAATGCCCAACGGCGgcaagacgacgacgatgacgacggcCTCGAGTGCTGCTGATGAGTTAACCAAGCGTTTCTATCTGGATGCAGTGCTCAAGTCGCAGCAGCACAGTCCGCCGCCGTTGGCCACCAAGCTGCCGCCGCACAGCAAGCAGGATTACTCCATCTCGGCACTTGTCACGCCCAATTCGGAGAGTGGGCGCGATCGTGTAAAGAGCCGACAGAGCAACGGCGACCCGGAGGATGATGAGGAGCATGAGAGACGCAGTGATAAGGCCGCGGAGGAGGAAGAACACGATGTGGacgaggaggatgaggaggatcTGGTGGTGTCCATGACGCCGCCACGTTCGCcagcgcaacagcagcagcaacaggcggAGGAGCAACTTGAGCCGGAGCCGTTGCATGTGCAGAGCGCAGCACAGGATAATCCCATAGATCTGAGCATGAAGACGACGGGCAGCtcggccagcagcagcagttgtcaGGATGTCGACACTGAGCTCTATAGTGACAATGAGGCAGCGTCAGAAAGTCACAAGGTTAACACACCTGACGAGGAGGAAGAGCAGAAGGGGAAAGAGACAGAGccagaggaggaggaggaagaggaggaagcAGCGCAACCAGAGCTCGAGGATAACAGCACATCGGAGACGGTCAAGACCAGCATTGAGCAATCTCACaagctcaacaacaacaacaataacaacaacaataataacaacaacaacaacaatagcaacaccAGTGATAACGAGGCAAGCGATAACATTAAACGCAAACTGAATGAACTCATCCAGGAATCAAATGCCTCGAATGCCTCAAAGCGTCTGCGCTTGGATTCGCCACCAAATCTGAGTGTCAAATTGGCCACCTCAAACGCACTCGATCTAACCACCAAGGTCTGA